In Bacillus sp. S3, the sequence AACGGCATAAATAATCATACAAATACTAGGCGGGATCAGCACTCCCACGGTACCTGCTGTGGCCACAAGGGCACCTGCAAACGGCTTATTGTAATCTTTTGCTAACATAGCAGGAATCATAATCATTCCAATCGCTGCCACCGTGGCGGAACCCGTCCCTGAAATAGCTGCAAAGAAAAGACAGGCGACAATCGATATCACTCCAAGACTTCCGGTCCAACGTCCAAAAAATACACCTGCCAAGTTAAGTAGCCTTTTGGAGATTCCCCCTTTCCCCATGATATCTCCAGCAAAAGCAAACAATGGGACAGCCATTAACGGGAAGGAGTTCAGTCCCTGAATCATTGTCTGAGTAAATGCCTCCATACTAATTGGCTGAAGGGCATAGATCGTAATAACAGAGGCCATCCCAATCGCAATTGCAATCGGAACGGAGAGAAGCAACAATAGTAGAAAACTACCGAATAGTAAAGGTATCGTCATCGTTATTCACTCCCCCCTCAATCGATTTTTTTGGTAGCAAGCAAATTTCATTTACACCTGAGTAAACGCCTCTTTCATTTTCAAAATACTCCATCGGTTTAGAGAAATTTTTTACTTTCCACACAATTCCTTGGACTAAACGAATGATAATGAGTGCAAAACCAATGAGTCCTGCGCCATATATCACATTCATCGAAACGTCTACTGTCACAGCTCGATCGTTAAATTCGATAACAGATTGACAGATGCGGATAGCTGATAGAAATATAGCAATTGAAAAAGCGATAAATATTAAATCGACAATAATCATCATGACCTTCTTCATTTTTTCATTAAGTAAATCTACCAAAAAAGAAATTTTTATATGTCCATGATTGCGTGTTAAATAGGAAATACTGAAATACATTAACCAGACAAAAAGAAATCTTGAAACCTCTTCTGCCCAGGAAAAACCAGATTGAAAGAAGAAACGCAGGATCACTTGCAGGGTAATGAGTGTAGTAATCGCATAAAATAAGATGGTCATGATAATCGGTTCAAAGTTTTTATCAAGCCAGGCAAAAGCGCTTTTCAAATCTATTCAACTCCTCTATTATTTCGAGTTAACAGTTGGAGAAGGCGGTGACATATTAGGAATGTATATGTCACCACCGGTTTTAACTGCTTACTATTTTCTTTGCGTTTCTACTTCCGCCGTAAACTTATCATATAAGTCTTGACCAGCTTGATTAATAATATCTTTCTTTATCGCTGTATTCATAATTTCCCCCATTTTCCTTCTCTCTTCCAATGGGACTTCATTGATTTTAATTCCAGCTTCAGAAAGCTTATCGAGCGTATCCTTTTCCTGCTTTTCAATTAAGGTTCTTTCTAACTGAATCGCCTTTTTGGCCTCGCCTTCAATGATTTTGCGATCTTCAGGAGCTAAGCCATCCATGAACTTTTTGTTCGCATACCATAGATAATCCGTATAGATATGCTGTGTTAAGGACCAATATTTTTGTGCTTCAAAGAACTTTGCTTCATAAAAACTAGTAGTCGCACTTTCCTGACCATCAATCAGATTTTGCTGCAGGGAAGTAAATACTTCCGGCCAAGCTAAATTAGTAAGAGAAACGCCGAGCGACTCCCATGCCTTTATTTGCAGCGGACTGTAGCCTCGTATTTTTAGTCCTTTAACATCTTCTACTTTAGTGATCGGCCTTTTACTATTTGAAAAGTTTCTAAATCCTATTTCCATATAACCTAAACCTTTTAATCCTTTTGTTTCTAATACCTTCATTAATTCCTGTCCACCCTTGCCGTCTAGTACTCTATGAGCATGGGATACATCATCAAATAAATAAAAGCTATCTAAAACAGAAAATTCAGGGATGGATTGTGAAAAAAGAGTAGATGCCCCAAAGCTCATTTCAATGTCTCCACGACGGGTTTGTTCCATCATTTCAGAAACATTCCCCATTTGCGCCGCCGGGTATAGCTGTACGTCTATTTTTCCATTTGATTTTGCTTCAACTGCTTTCTCAAATTCTAGTAACGCTTGATGTGCCGGGTGCTGCACATTACTATCATGAGCAATGCGGATTTTTACCTTGCCTTCTTTTGATCCGCCCGCTTTACCAGCAGATTGAGAGCACGCCCCCAACATTCCAACAACTAATGCAAGAATGGTTAACAAAACGACTGATTTTTT encodes:
- a CDS encoding TRAP transporter small permease, whose translation is MKSAFAWLDKNFEPIIMTILFYAITTLITLQVILRFFFQSGFSWAEEVSRFLFVWLMYFSISYLTRNHGHIKISFLVDLLNEKMKKVMMIIVDLIFIAFSIAIFLSAIRICQSVIEFNDRAVTVDVSMNVIYGAGLIGFALIIIRLVQGIVWKVKNFSKPMEYFENERGVYSGVNEICLLPKKSIEGGVNNDDDTFTIR
- a CDS encoding TRAP transporter substrate-binding protein; amino-acid sequence: MIGKKSVVLLTILALVVGMLGACSQSAGKAGGSKEGKVKIRIAHDSNVQHPAHQALLEFEKAVEAKSNGKIDVQLYPAAQMGNVSEMMEQTRRGDIEMSFGASTLFSQSIPEFSVLDSFYLFDDVSHAHRVLDGKGGQELMKVLETKGLKGLGYMEIGFRNFSNSKRPITKVEDVKGLKIRGYSPLQIKAWESLGVSLTNLAWPEVFTSLQQNLIDGQESATTSFYEAKFFEAQKYWSLTQHIYTDYLWYANKKFMDGLAPEDRKIIEGEAKKAIQLERTLIEKQEKDTLDKLSEAGIKINEVPLEERRKMGEIMNTAIKKDIINQAGQDLYDKFTAEVETQRK